GGAGTATAGCCCTGCAGACCCAGAGCCAAAACCACTGCCAGCCCTAAGCTGACTAACAGTGTGCGTTTGACCGGCACCCGCAGGGCGACCATGAGCAGAATTGCGATCGCAGGCAGCAACACCTTTGGACTGAGATCAAACGCCTCGGCCAGAGCCGCCTGAATTGGGCTGTCAGTCGTCTGTAGCGGATTGCGCCAGGAAAGCGCCAAGTAGATCGCTAGCGAAGCGGCTAGGGGGGACAGGGAGGTTACCAGCATGGCCCGCAGATTTCGGTACAGGGGAGTGCCCGTCAACGTAGCTACCAGATGGGCGCTCGAAGACAGGGGCGAGCAGCGATCGCCCACATAGGCCCCGGCAATAATCGCTCCCGCCACTAGATGATCGTCAATTGCGTTTCCCCGCGCCATGATCATCAGCGCCACTCCCAAGGTGCCAACTGCCCCAAAGGAGGTGCCAATCAGCATCGACACCAGTGCTGTTAAAACAAAGGCCGATAGGATAAACAGCCGGGGCTGAATCAGCAACAGCCCATAGTAAACCAAGGCAGGCACGGTGCCAGCAGCCATCCAGGCAGCAATCAGCGCGCCAATCAGCAGCAAAATGCTCAGGACGCCCAGGGATTTGCCAATTCCGGCCTGCATCATCTGCAGCAATGGCTTTAGCCCCACGCCGCGCCGCCAGTAGAGACCCCCCAGCAGCCCTAGGGTCAGAAGCAGCGGGTAGAAAATCCAGCCGCCCCTCAGCACAGTCGTCACTAAACCTGCGGCTGAAAGGCCCAGGGCCAACAAGATATCCACGGTCTAGCGCACCTAACGCAGGCAACAAACTCGTACCCTATCAAGAGCCCCAAGTCAGATCAAACGAAACTGTTTCTTTTATCGATGAATTGAATCGATACGGTCTAGATTCAAAACTCTCTAAAAAATATCAATCTAGACCTTCCCGCTATACCAGAGCAAAATCCCTAGGTCTGAGCCTAATTAACTCAGTGCTCCCCCGAGCATATTGTCCTGGCGTAACGCCGACTAGCCGCTTAAAGTGCCGATTTAGATGGCTCTGGTCGGCAAATCCGGTTTCCATTGCGACTTCCACAATTGGCTGCCCCTTTGCTAGTCGCCGCTTGGCCTGGTTCACCCGAACTTGAATCAGGTAAGCATGGGGTGGCAGGCCGGTGACTCGACGAAACACTCGCAGCAGCTTCAGAGGCGGCAGATCGGCAAGCTGGGCCAGATCCTCCAGTGCGATGTTTTCGCTATAGCGCTCCTGCAGGTAAATCTGAAGCTGGTTCACTACCTTGCTATTGGCGAGTGGGGGTGTAGGGAGCGATCGCATCTCTCCATGCCGCTGGATCAGCCGCGCCACCATCCACCAAAACCCCGATTCGCGCTCAAGTTGGCAGGGCGACTGCTCTAAAACCTGATGCAGCCGACAAAACTGCGCAGCCAGCGGCGGATCTTGAATCACCGGCTGCGGAAAAAAAGGTTCAGCCGCTGTCCTCAGGCTCAGTTCTTGAGCCACCTGCTGCACTAGGGCGGCTTGCGGATACACCATGCGATAAACCCAGCCACCAGGCGTGCCCGCATGGCCAGTATGAACCTCCCCTGGATGAATCACTACCAGGCTACCCGCCGGGGCCTGATAGGCGCTGCCCCGATAGGCAAAAGCCTCAACCCCTGACTCAATAACGCCAATGGCATAACCTTCATGGGTGTGGCGGCTAAAGCGATGGGTGATGTAATGGGCTCGCAGCAACTCTAGCCCCTGCAGCGCCGGTTCCTGCCAAAACTTCACCTGCTCCTGTGTTGGCTGCGGCTCCATAGGGCTCCTGGCTGCTCCTGGTAATTTTTATCTTTTCGGGGGGTAATCTGAGGCTAAAGCAATCCTTCCCCAGTGTCTTGTACGATTTTGCAGCTTGAATGGACTCAGACGAAATCACGTCCATTGTTGCCAAAAGGATTGCAGTAATGGGGCTGCGTAAGCCACTAAAATTGAAGGTCTTAGACTGACACGAAACACACAAGAACCCTATGAAGGCTTACCTGGCGGCGGCAGTGCAGATGACGAGCGTGCCAAATTTAGACAAAAATTTGGCCCAGGCAGAAGAGTTAATTGATTTGGCCGTCCGCCAGGGCGCTGAATTGGTGACGCTGCCAGAAAACTTCTCCTTCTTGGGGGATGAAGCAGCCAAAGTCGCCCAGGCAGATACCCTCTGCCAAGCCAGCGAAGTCTTTCTCAAAACGATGGCGCGGCGCTACCAGGTAACGCTTCTGGGTGGGGGCTATCCAGTTCCGGCGAAAGAGGGCAAAGTGCTCAACACAGCCCTGCTCGTCTCTCCCGACGGGGAAGAGCTGATGCGCTACGAAAAGGTCCACCTGTTCGACGTGAATCTGCCCGACGGCAATACTTACCGAGAATCGAGCATTGTCCTATCAGGCCACCGCCTGCCGGATGTCTACCCCGCCAAAGACTTGGGGATTCTGGGCATGTCCGTCTGCTACGACGTGCGCTTCCCTGAGCTGTATCGCCATCTCTCTCAAATGGGCGCAGAAGTGCTGGTAATTCCAGCCGCGTTTACTGCCTTTACTGGCAAAGATCACTGGCAGGTGCTGCTGCAGGCCAGAGCTATTGAAAATACCTGCTATGTCATCGCTCCAGCGCAAACCGGCTTTCACAACGCGCGGCGGCAGTCCCACGGTCATGCCCTGATTGTTGACCCTTGGGGCGTGGTGTTGGCGGACGCTGGAACCGAGCCGGGGATTGCGATCGCAGAGATCACCCCCTCCCGCATTTCCCAAGTGCGCCGTCAGATGCCTTCCCTCACTCACCGAGTTTTCATCTAGGTTGACTGAATAAGCAGACTGCCCTAAACAGTTCCAAGTCTGTAAAGTCATGTAAATTGGACTAGATGAGTTGTTGCAGTCTGCATGATTGATTCGATCAGCGGACTTCTCGGGAGCGGCCTCGCGACTCCCGGTGGAGTTTTGGGTAGCCCCCTCTTCTATCTGGCAGAAGCCTCTTCCGAAGCAGAACTAGAGCCTCTGGTCGTAGCCAGTGTGCTGCTCAGCCTAGTTGTGATTTATCTTGCTGCCAAATTGGGTGGCGAAATTTGTGCCCGCATTAACCTGCCTCCAGTTCTAGGGGAATTGCTAGCCGGGGTAATTGTGGGGGTGTCAGCCCTGCATCTAGTCGTGTTTCCAGAAGGCAGCGGTGAAACCTCCTCCCTGCTGATGAAGCTAGTGGGCATGACCAGCAGCCTCGACCCCGAATCTCTCCTCTTCGTATTTCGCGGAGAGAGCGAAGTTATTTCTGTCCTAGCTGAGCTGGGGGTTGTCATCCTCCTGTTTGAGATCGGTTTAGAGTCAGACCTCAAAGAACTCATTCGAGTTGGGCCTCAGGCAGCTGTAGTAGCAGTCATCGGGGTTGTGGTTCCCTTTGCTGCAGGTACCGCCGGACTGATCGGCATTTTTGGGGTTTCCACGATTCCTGCTGTGTTTGCCGGGGCTGCTCTAACAGCGACCAGCATCGGCATCACCGCCAAGGTGCTGGCCGAACTCCAGAGACTTAGCTCACGGGAAGGTCAAATCATCATTGGGGCTGCCGTTCTCGACGATGTATTAGGAATTATTGTTCTGGCTGTGGTCGCCAGCCTAGCCAAAACCGGGGAGATTCAGATCCTCAATGTGGTCTACCTGATTGTCAGTGCAGCCGTTTTCCTAGTCGGGTCTATCTTGTTGGGCCGTTTGCTCAGCCCCTATTTTGTCGCAGTAGTTGATCAGCTAAGAACGCGAGGGCAGGTAATTATCAGCTCACTGATCTTTGCCTTTGTGCTTTCCTACGTGGCAGCAGCAATTCATCTAGAGGCCATTCTCGGAGCCTTCGCCGCTGGCCTGATCTTGGCCGAAACCTCTAAGCGAAAAGAACTAGAGGAGCAGATCAGCCCGATTGCAGATATGCTCGTTCCAATCTTCTTCATCACCGTGGGGGCTCGCACCGATATCAGCGTTTTGAACCCGCTCGATCCGGCCAACCGGGAAGGTCTAGTGA
This DNA window, taken from Pseudanabaena sp. FACHB-2040, encodes the following:
- a CDS encoding Na+/H+ antiporter NhaC family protein, with product MDILLALGLSAAGLVTTVLRGGWIFYPLLLTLGLLGGLYWRRGVGLKPLLQMMQAGIGKSLGVLSILLLIGALIAAWMAAGTVPALVYYGLLLIQPRLFILSAFVLTALVSMLIGTSFGAVGTLGVALMIMARGNAIDDHLVAGAIIAGAYVGDRCSPLSSSAHLVATLTGTPLYRNLRAMLVTSLSPLAASLAIYLALSWRNPLQTTDSPIQAALAEAFDLSPKVLLPAIAILLMVALRVPVKRTLLVSLGLAVVLALGLQGYTPAELAQMLVVGFRIDTSAVLAPLLQGGGLLPMARVCLVVVVSTALAGLLVGMQTLALVERWLGGLRSRRSLFIGTLLVSLLTAAYGCTQTIAILLTHQLIEPHYGRAQLKAEQAALDLENTAVVLSPLVPWNLAGLVPATLLMTDAGFIPYAVYLYLLPLFMLIGHTFRGGREGYSAGNFVQDPL
- a CDS encoding AraC family transcriptional regulator; this translates as MEPQPTQEQVKFWQEPALQGLELLRAHYITHRFSRHTHEGYAIGVIESGVEAFAYRGSAYQAPAGSLVVIHPGEVHTGHAGTPGGWVYRMVYPQAALVQQVAQELSLRTAAEPFFPQPVIQDPPLAAQFCRLHQVLEQSPCQLERESGFWWMVARLIQRHGEMRSLPTPPLANSKVVNQLQIYLQERYSENIALEDLAQLADLPPLKLLRVFRRVTGLPPHAYLIQVRVNQAKRRLAKGQPIVEVAMETGFADQSHLNRHFKRLVGVTPGQYARGSTELIRLRPRDFALV
- a CDS encoding carbon-nitrogen hydrolase family protein; this translates as MKAYLAAAVQMTSVPNLDKNLAQAEELIDLAVRQGAELVTLPENFSFLGDEAAKVAQADTLCQASEVFLKTMARRYQVTLLGGGYPVPAKEGKVLNTALLVSPDGEELMRYEKVHLFDVNLPDGNTYRESSIVLSGHRLPDVYPAKDLGILGMSVCYDVRFPELYRHLSQMGAEVLVIPAAFTAFTGKDHWQVLLQARAIENTCYVIAPAQTGFHNARRQSHGHALIVDPWGVVLADAGTEPGIAIAEITPSRISQVRRQMPSLTHRVFI
- a CDS encoding cation:proton antiporter gives rise to the protein MIDSISGLLGSGLATPGGVLGSPLFYLAEASSEAELEPLVVASVLLSLVVIYLAAKLGGEICARINLPPVLGELLAGVIVGVSALHLVVFPEGSGETSSLLMKLVGMTSSLDPESLLFVFRGESEVISVLAELGVVILLFEIGLESDLKELIRVGPQAAVVAVIGVVVPFAAGTAGLIGIFGVSTIPAVFAGAALTATSIGITAKVLAELQRLSSREGQIIIGAAVLDDVLGIIVLAVVASLAKTGEIQILNVVYLIVSAAVFLVGSILLGRLLSPYFVAVVDQLRTRGQVIISSLIFAFVLSYVAAAIHLEAILGAFAAGLILAETSKRKELEEQISPIADMLVPIFFITVGARTDISVLNPLDPANREGLVIASFLVVVAIVGKVVTGFAVFGQPGINRLAIGIGMIPRGEVGLVFAGVGSASGVLSESLDAAIIVMVILTTFLAPPMLRVVFKDEPEDASGIVSGLPEGQAEVLDAEGGLAQAETIETPGSSA